From Chryseobacterium joostei, the proteins below share one genomic window:
- a CDS encoding DUF1572 family protein translates to MKDLFVKRFEYYKSLGDKTFSQLSDEQIFWQYNEESNSIAVVVKHVAGNMLSRWTNFLTEDGEKSWRHRDEEFVSAFKTKAEVIEYWEKGWACFFNALDQINDENLYTIIQIRGESHPVIDAVFRQLAHYPYHIGQIIYIAKMIKNNDWNTLSIARNKSQEFNNEMKSKFSGGEPDSNSSPVCFQNSPEVRDEYKQ, encoded by the coding sequence ATGAAAGACCTTTTTGTAAAACGCTTTGAGTATTATAAATCTCTTGGTGATAAAACATTTAGCCAGTTATCTGATGAACAGATCTTCTGGCAGTATAATGAAGAAAGTAATTCCATAGCGGTAGTTGTAAAGCATGTTGCAGGAAATATGCTGTCGAGATGGACTAACTTTTTGACTGAAGATGGAGAGAAATCCTGGCGCCATCGTGATGAAGAGTTTGTAAGCGCATTTAAAACAAAAGCTGAAGTTATTGAATATTGGGAAAAAGGCTGGGCATGTTTTTTTAATGCCTTAGATCAGATTAATGATGAAAATCTTTACACAATAATTCAGATAAGAGGAGAGTCGCATCCTGTTATTGACGCTGTTTTTCGGCAGTTGGCTCACTATCCTTACCACATCGGACAGATTATTTATATTGCGAAAATGATAAAAAATAATGACTGGAACACCCTTTCCATTGCTAGAAACAAATCCCAGGAGTTTAATAATGAAATGAAAAGTAAATTTTCAGGTGGAGAACCAGATTCCAATTCATCGCCGGTTTGCTTTCAAAACAGTCCGGAAGTAAGGGATGAATATAAACAATAG
- the mtaB gene encoding tRNA (N(6)-L-threonylcarbamoyladenosine(37)-C(2))-methylthiotransferase MtaB produces MSTFHRTAAFHTLGCKLNFAETSTIARQLTDAGYDKVSFDERANIYVINTCSVTENADRECKLHVKRAMKANPEGLVVIVGCYAQLKPEEISQIEGVDLVLGAKEKFNILSYLDDLEKTDNEGIVHSCEIEETDFFIGSYSIGDRTRAFLKVQDGCDYKCTYCTIPLARGISRSDTIENVLRNATEIAAKDIKEIVLTGVNIGDYGKGEFGNKRHEHTFLDLISELDKVDGIERIRISSIEPNLLKDESIELVSKSRSFVPHFHIPLQSGCDDLLKKMKRRYLTKLYNDRVNKIREVMPDAAIGVDVIVGFPGETEEKFMETYNFLNNLPITYLHVFTYSERENTEASEMGDVVPIPERKKRNKMLRILSEKKKMAFYQTQLGKTLPVLWEHENKDGKMFGFTENYVRVQKDFDPAFVNQIEFLNLEKILSDGTVSVQSSYQNFLAKA; encoded by the coding sequence ATGTCTACTTTTCACAGAACTGCCGCGTTTCATACACTTGGCTGCAAATTAAACTTTGCAGAAACATCTACTATTGCCCGTCAATTAACAGATGCAGGTTATGATAAGGTAAGCTTTGATGAAAGAGCAAATATCTATGTAATCAATACATGTTCGGTAACAGAAAATGCTGACCGTGAGTGTAAGCTGCATGTAAAGAGAGCAATGAAGGCTAATCCAGAGGGATTGGTTGTTATTGTAGGCTGCTATGCACAGTTGAAGCCTGAAGAAATTTCACAGATTGAGGGAGTTGATCTTGTTTTGGGAGCTAAAGAAAAATTCAATATTCTAAGCTACCTTGACGATTTAGAGAAAACTGACAATGAAGGAATTGTTCATTCATGTGAGATTGAAGAAACTGATTTCTTTATCGGAAGCTATTCTATCGGTGACAGAACAAGAGCTTTTCTGAAAGTTCAGGATGGATGTGACTATAAGTGTACTTATTGTACCATTCCATTGGCAAGAGGAATTTCTCGTTCAGATACTATTGAAAATGTTCTGAGAAATGCTACAGAAATTGCAGCTAAAGATATCAAGGAAATTGTACTTACCGGTGTAAACATTGGTGATTATGGTAAAGGTGAGTTCGGTAACAAAAGACACGAACATACTTTTCTTGATCTAATTTCTGAACTGGATAAAGTAGACGGAATCGAAAGAATCCGGATCTCTTCCATTGAACCTAACCTTTTAAAGGATGAAAGTATAGAGCTGGTTTCTAAAAGCAGAAGCTTTGTTCCGCATTTTCATATTCCTTTACAGTCTGGATGCGATGATTTATTGAAAAAAATGAAGCGTCGTTACCTTACTAAGCTATATAATGATAGAGTAAACAAAATCCGTGAGGTAATGCCTGACGCAGCCATTGGTGTGGATGTGATTGTAGGATTTCCAGGAGAAACAGAGGAGAAATTTATGGAAACCTATAATTTCCTTAATAATCTTCCAATTACCTATCTTCACGTATTTACTTATTCTGAAAGAGAAAATACGGAAGCTTCAGAAATGGGTGATGTTGTTCCTATTCCAGAAAGAAAAAAACGTAATAAAATGCTTAGAATTCTTTCTGAAAAGAAAAAAATGGCATTTTATCAGACGCAGCTAGGAAAAACGCTTCCTGTACTTTGGGAGCATGAAAATAAAGACGGGAAAATGTTTGGCTTCACAGAAAATTATGTGAGAGTTCAGAAAGACTTTGATCCTGCATTCGTCAATCAAATCGAATTTCTAAATTTAGAAAAAATCCTGTCAGATGGCACAGTTTCTGTGCAATCTTCTTACCAAAACTTTTTAGCAAAAGCATAG